The DNA window CGGCACAACCGGCAGCGCCATAAACGGAATGAGTATGGGACTCGCCACAATGGCCGTGCTCATATGCTCTAATGTGGTGATATCTCTTATCAAGAACTTCGTGCCGTCAAAGGTGCGTATCCCCGCCTATATCGTGGTCATCGCAGCCTTCGTGTCGGTTCTCCAGCTTGTGATGGAAGCCTATGTGCCGTCGCTCTACGCCACACTCGGTATCTTTATCCCCCTTATCGTGGTCAACTGTATCGTGCTCGGCCGTGCAGAAGCCTTCGCCTCGCGCCACAGCGTGTTCGACAGCTGTCTTGACGGTATAGGCATCGGTCTCGGA is part of the Duncaniella dubosii genome and encodes:
- a CDS encoding RnfABCDGE type electron transport complex subunit E gives rise to the protein MNDKLRILFNGIIAENPTFVLMLGMCPTLGTTGSAINGMSMGLATMAVLICSNVVISLIKNFVPSKVRIPAYIVVIAAFVSVLQLVMEAYVPSLYATLGIFIPLIVVNCIVLGRAEAFASRHSVFDSCLDGIGIGLGFTIALTLLGAVREFLGTGKIFDLTIYPEQFGSLVFVLAPGAFIALGLLIALFTKLRAKSC